In Myxocyprinus asiaticus isolate MX2 ecotype Aquarium Trade chromosome 8, UBuf_Myxa_2, whole genome shotgun sequence, a single genomic region encodes these proteins:
- the LOC127445472 gene encoding POU domain, class 4, transcription factor 2-like: MMMMSLNSKQAFAMPHTSLSEPKYSSLHSSSSSTLTSNAPSSSCSSSRHSSSTISSSGSSEAMRRACLPTPPSNIFGGLDESLLARAEALAAVDIVSQTKSHHHPPHHSPFKPDATYHTMNTLPCTSSSSSSVPISHPSALASHHHHHHHHHHHQPHQALEGDLLDHITPGLALAGAMAGPDGSVVSTPAHPAHMAGMNHMHQAAINMAHAHGLPSHMSCMSDVDADPRDLEAFAERFKQRRIKLGVTQADVGSALANLKIPGVGSLSQSTICRFESLTLSHNNMIALKPILQAWLEEAEKSHREKLNKPELYNGAEKKRKRTSIAAPEKRSLEAYFAIQPRPSSEKIAAIAEKLDLKKNVVRVWFCNQRQKQKRMKYSACV, encoded by the exons ATGATGATGATGTCTCTGAACAGCAAGCAGGCGTTTGCCATGCCCCACACCAGCCTGTCCGAGCCCAAATACTCCAGTTTGCATTCGTCATCCTCTTCCACTTTGACATCCAACGCGCCCTCGTCCTCCTGCTCGTCGTCCAGACACAGCAGCAGCACGATCAGCAGCAGCGGCAGCTCGGAGGCGATGCGCCGAGCATGTCTCCCAACCCCACCG AGCAATATATTCGGGGGATTGGATGAGAGTTTGTTGGCCCGCGCGGAAGCTCTGGCGGCGGTGGATATAGTCTCGCAGACCAAAAGCCATCATCACCCTCCTCACCACAGCCCCTTCAAGCCGGACGCAACCTACCACACCATGAACACGCTTCCTTGCACCTCCTCGTCCTCCTCGTCCGTGCCCATCTCGCACCCGTCGGCTCTTGCgagccaccaccaccaccaccatcaccaccaccaccaccagccgCACCAGGCACTTGAGGGGGACCTGCTGGATCACATCACCCCTGGACTGGCACTTGCCGGAGCCATGGCAGGGCCAGACGGCTCGGTCGTTTCCACGCCTGCGCACCCTGCCCACATGGCAGGCATGAACCACATGCACCAAGCTGCCATCAACATGGCTCACGCCCATGGGTTGCCATCCCACATGAGCTGCATGAGCGACGTGGATGCAGATCCCAGGGACTTGGAAGCATTCGCTGAGCGCTTTAAACAGCGTCGGATCAAACTTGGTGTGACCCAAGCGGATGTAGGGTCAGCCCTGGCCAACCTGAAGATCCCAGGCGTTGGCTCTTTAAGCCAGAGTACCATCTGCCGATTTGAATCTCTCACGTTGTCTCACAACAACATGATCGCGCTGAAGCCCATCCTGCAAGCCTGGCTCGAGGAAGCTGAGAAGTCACACCGGGAGAAACTGAATAAACCGGAGCTCTACAACGGGGCCGAGAAGAAGAGGAAGCGGACCTCCATCGCGGCCCCCGAGAAAAGGTCCCTCGAAGCCTATTTTGCTATTCAACCGCGTCCGTCATCAGAGAAAATCGCAGCGATCGCAGAGAAGCTGGACCTCAAAAAGAACGTAGTGCGGGTTTGGTTTTGCAACCAGAGGCAGAAACAAAAACGCATGAAATACTCGGCCTGCGTCTAG